The Athalia rosae chromosome 4, iyAthRosa1.1, whole genome shotgun sequence DNA segment TTAGAGAATCTACGGAATCTGTGCGAGGATACGTTTGTCGTGCCATTGTAGACCTGCACAAAATTGACATCGTCGATCGCATTCACGTCTCATTACTCAGCGTTGAGTTTGGACTCGGCAGCTCTCGGCGATGACGGGACTCGTGGCAACGGACCGGTGAACTTCACCTGTGGGAAACTACGTTCTCATTCGAACGGCTCGGAATTACGGCCCTGACGGTCGCCCTGCAATGCGCCTGCGTAAAATTCAACCACATGGTGACGACAGACATCGAGCCCAACTAGCTCGTCTCCGAGGCCATCGAGCCTCGTAGCCCACCGAGCTGGATAAGTTCAAGGCTCAAAGATGGTCGCCGTTGAGAATAGCGGAGGAATTTGACCGCTGGGCGTAGTGATGAGCGGGTCGCAAACGCCTCGTAATATTCCTCTGCGGGAAGTTTTCACGTGATTCATAAAAGTACGGAagtatatttgaaaatgttaAAGACCGAGTGTGATATTTGTGCTTGTATTTCGAATTTATTGATTCCCGACTCACTGCCGTAACCGTTATGAGATATACACGGTTTAACGGAGTCATGCGGGCGTCAGACGTCGGAGTTAAACGTCCGAAGAGAATTTAAATATTCTGGGTAAAGTCGTTTGTTTAAAATCTATTAAATGTTTCCGCAGAGGTCATTCATTCCGCTGCGCCGAATGAAACGCCCACTTTATTATCTGTATCAATTTTTAGATCGATCTTTCTGCGATAGGGTTTAATCGAcgcaattattttcctttcgctCGACTCGTATATAGGAAGGGAAATATTTCGAAAGTGGGTAACCGTTAGGATCATCGGAATTCTTATCGGATGTGATAATTGGCAGTAATCAGTATAAGCGTGTGTGAAAATGTGataattttgttattcaaGGTCACTGAGATGGGGTTTTGGTCCCGCAGGAGGTTCCGCATAACTCCTTTACGGGCACTCGTCGCACTTTTTTTGGTCAGCGTTCTGTTCTGGTTGACTCTTGACGGGCAAATGGAACGGCGAGAATCATGCGCGGTGCCGGAAGAGTTCACCGAAAAATTACATGACCTCTCAAACAGGTATATGCGTACGAATGTACATACGTTGCATGAGCCTTTCGTTCTTTgtcagttttaaaaaaatcaagttttcTTTAAAAACAGTCCTTATCAAAGCGATAAGACGCGTGCGTCGAAGATAACAATGCCAGCTGTTGCTCCAAATTCTCAGATTATTATACAGGAAATTTGAAGTGGCAGTtggttcgtttatttatatctTCTACTCTTCGTCTATAGAGCTCACAGCGTAGTATCTCCCACTGGGAAAATTCGTTCTTCAGCGTTTCGGTGAATTGGTTGAAATTGAGCgcatgaattaaaaaaagggACTCGGTGGGGCGTTATTTCGTTCTCGTTACTCCGCGCTCCCATTAATGTTCTATACAATCGATGTAATTGCACGCAATGTAGCACGACGAGTAATGAAACAATATCTTATTTTCCCGACAGGGTGCATTTAGTGTTAGCGAAACTTGGGATCGTTCACTTTCTATGCTTCGGTGGGCTCTGGGGACAGGCTCGTATAGGACGAGCTTTGCCTTGGGTTCGTAAAGTTGAATTTTGCCTGGTCGACAACTTGAGAGACGACGCTCTTATTTCAAAGGCATTTCGACAGGCTGGACTCGCCGCAACTTACATGCACGCCGCCGGTATCTATCGAGTTCAGGAACAAGAAGTCGGCGAGGATGCACCGAAAGTTGAAATAGTCGTTTTTGAGGAGGACCTCACGGTAATAATAACCGATTCACGCCACCCTTGCCAGAAATCTCATCTCAATTGACGTCCAATTTTGCTTCCAACAGACTCAGATGGTCAGACGAGTCGGATGGACTCGTCGAGTGCTTCCACCCGATTGCGAACTTTCGCCAAGTTTGCAATGTTTTCCACCTCAGCTCGCGATATCCCCTTTGCCGATGAAGAAATTCGGTAGTCACAGTTTGCCGGTACCGAGGGAAGGTATCGAACTCCAGAAGTATCACTACCCCGACAATTGGTGGCTGGAAATTAAACCGACAAATTGCATCGAGCAAGGGAAACCCGGAAAATCCTGATAACAAAAAATGTACGTAGATGAAATTTCAGCTCGTGGTTATCGAGTGTAAATATTTTACCCATGACGAAGACGTTgtacagaagaaaaatatatttgtctCACGATACCGCTGTGAAACGAGGGCCAAAACAGATTTTTAAATAATCGACTCTGTTGAGAGTAGCTCGGCTtgtacttgaaattttgtacAGAAAAATCTACTTCGTTTCGCAAACGCGATTCGATCGAACCAtttaatacgtatgtacgttcaGTATTCGGATtttatgtatttctttttttttccaacagtagtctgaaaaaattgctctcaatttttgaataacaACTTTGTGGAGCAGTAATTTGTACCtcaataaaaacaaatataatattGCATATATTTTACAGCGGGGTTTGAGGTGTttttaattatgataatataatGCCTGTATCATATGGTTGATGGTAAGTGAAAATAGATTTCCGGGATTCATATCACTTTCCGAAACGAAAGTCTACCTCCCATGATCGATACCGAAAGAAAGTGGATTTCCACGCTCGTCTGTTCGAAGAACAATCGAAGAGCCTATACGTGAAGGTACATAAAATACGCGAAGCGAATCGAAACGCAGCGGATCGGCCGAAATAAAATAGTGGTAAAGAACTTGCGACGCGAGTTCGTTGGTATGGGTATCTGTAAGATACGAGTCTAtgcataatataataaataaaaccgaTTGTGAGTGAAAACCCAGTAGGCAGACAGAGGTAACTCGGCTCATTTGGACACGCGCGGTAGTTTTCTCTTTAGCGGTCAGCATTTAGAGctgctattttttttacacgcttAGGTATACCCGTGGTATATCTAACGGCGGCCCAGTTTGCGTGAGATCTCCAAATGATTATATACCTAACGTCGTAAGTTCGTTTCGTACGAGTAGCCACGAGGTCCTTGCCGTTGTCGCGACTTGCGGGTTGCTTACATACGTCGTTAACTCATCACTGGATCCCCATATTAGAGGTATATTACGCTTTTAGATAATCATTGTGTTTAGCTACAAGGCGAGTGAAGAATAATATGGTTTCGGGTGAAGAGCACTTTATTCAATCcattgaacgaataaatgaccACGTCACAGTCTCTAGCAACCCGTGAGAGACGGAGAAGAGCTCGGGTATCAGAGAATCGTAAGCTGTAACGGAGCACAGTGTCGATGCACGAGATTTCGATCGAGCAAATAACCCTGAATATTTTCCGACCTAGATTTTGGTAGGTAAGGACTCTATTCATtttgcggattcggattcctgggctcgaaatacatgagaatagcatctaaagcccgataaaaaaaatcgatttttgggccaaaagtaaagtagtctgaaaattgatcgtattacacttttctgacgtattttgacctcaggaatccgaatctggaagaaaaattgatccatctgcaaaaatgaccgagttattcccattttttcgcactttttggcataaatttgaggatatctcgaagggaaaaaatcgtagctcaatttggacaacggattcgtgttcctgaggtcgaaatacataagataagtgccatacgatcaattttgaaaaataaaaatttttggccaaaatttgaaaaaatcgtaaggggtaccccttggaaaaatctcaaattttgaccaaaaatttttattttttaaaattgatcgtatggcacttttcttaagtattttgacctcaggaacacgaatccgaaagccaaattgagctacgattttttcccttcgaaatatcctcaaatttgtaccaaaaatcgcgaaaaatcgcgaaaaaatggggataactcggtcatttttgaagatagatccatttttcttccggattcggattcctaagctcaaattatattaaaatagatcaaaaaatcaattttttatttttgaccctgaaaagctgaaaattggcgataactcggtcaattttagagatggatcaatttttcttccagattcggattcctgaggtcaaaatacgccagaaaagcatattaaacccaattgaaaccatgatttattttcggctcgaaaatcgaatttttttttttgctttcaagggtaatctcccgtataatcagctcaggaatttaAATCTGATAGCTAAAATCATTCACTAGTGCAATCGAttaagtaatcatcaattattcgctgttgggcgcataaaaattaaaagacataacgattggttttagtcgtagacccactttgaattatcgcaatccatgcatgggtcgaaatattcgagtttctcaattcaccagcaaacccgagcattgctggagtcaggtagtcACGgtcgcgcggtttgttgtgataagtcaccttcggggctgagcagaggtgacgccccacaacaaaccgcgcgcccgtctGTATTTCaacctcaggaatctgaatccacAAGGCGacttgagctacgaatttttcccatcgagatatctctatttttctgctccgaaaagtgaaaaattggcgataacttttttaattttgttgatagatcaatttcatttgctgattcgaatttccgagttcaaaatatattaaagAATCATATGCATAATACTTTTAaagaatgttaatttttgatcTCTCAAATCTAGAAAATTTTGGGGctttagtttttgaaaaattattatttcgggAGAAAAATCACGATTCTTCGATTTGCAGCTGTGACTGATAATACAACGATCGATTCACGCATTCATGAAGAATATTTAACCGGGTCATTCGTCAGTTAATATCAAATTCGTCAAGTATCGATTTCTATTGAGCATATTGTGACCCAGAATCAACAgctttataaaataaatataacgtacATATTTTCGACACGCTGTGTATAGGTGGGCTGAGAAATCACTATCGTATAATCTTCGACGGCAAAAGTTGCGGACGTCCGGCTGTCAGAATTCGATCTTACAAGTCCATCAATTTCTCCTCCGGTCAAACCGAGGGATAAGAAACCCCCGCGACGTCCGCACAATAGAGCAGAAatgtttggaaatattttttcgatataGAATTCAAGGTATGTTCGACGTGTCttagttatttttcatatttccgatgatttcttctattttcaatgaaatgcgattttttttcttctccttcgtgTCTCATTCCCAACACGTTTCTGGCCATATAAGCGAGCACGTTAGAAATACCTTGAACTACCTCGTATAATACCCTCCACTTATTATACCGCACGCGACGAGAAAACACGGTTCCTTAATTTGAACGTCTTAACGGCTGTGGGAAAGGTTACGATTTACATACCTCCGATTGTACAATGTCAGGATGTAATTAGTGTTTCTTCGTTTAAAGAACTAAATGCTATAAAATGTCACCGAGAATTTCACAATTCCTCACTTCTGGCTTGATGTACCTATTTACAGGGAAACTCAATTCTCAATTTTAATCCGCCACAAATTGGATAATATTCCGTCACTTCATGATCATCTTTATCTCGTAGAGACGAATTTAATATCGATCCGAAAGGGCTATCCGATTAAATTGCGTCGTGGCTGGGTGGGTGACAGAAATTACGCAACAGATTACGTAGCGATAACTTCATGTTATATCCTTTTTCCGTAACATTTATGATGTTATTTTATAAAACCACTACCTATAATATCCTGCGGTAAACCGCCGATGACATTTCTCACCGCCCATCAGAATCCGATTGTTATTAGATCCAGTCTTCGTATCGGGAGAAAATcataaaaacaataaagaCGAAAGCAGGCGCTGGATATCAAATACGTCGACATCTGCTGATACGAAATAGGGCTTGCCTACTCTTAAAAATATTCCGTTGAAACaagcaaaatattttcagcaCAGCAAAACTGCAAAACGATCTCAAAAACCGTGTCACTTGTCCTGATCAGAAGCTCCTTATCGATTACCatttaaaaaaatccaacaCATTCACTCAGCGAAATTATTTGTCtcaatcgatcgaaatttgTTCCGATCTATCAGTTGTCGGATCGGAAGCGCTTGCGGATGTCAAGATGTCACCTGCATAGGGCGAATTATTTCAGGGGTAGTAGTAAGAAATCGCGCAAGGTCGTCCATTTCCATAACAATGCGTTTATTTCGGTGCTGCACCTACTACGGAGAAAACCTTCGTGGAGGGATCGAGGATATAGCGGTACAATTTCCACCAGTCACGAAAGCACAAAGGTACAGAGAACCTTCGCGATGTAGGTCGATACTCGATTACCGGCGATGCCATTATCAGTTATTCTTATCAATATATTTCTGAATCAAAGCGATCTGTATACGCGAT contains these protein-coding regions:
- the LOC105687470 gene encoding uncharacterized protein LOC105687470 isoform X2 is translated as MGFWSRRRFRITPLRALVALFLVSVLFWLTLDGQMERRESCAVPEEFTEKLHDLSNRVHLVLAKLGIVHFLCFGGLWGQARIGRALPWAGLAATYMHAAGIYRVQEQEVGEDAPKVEIVVFEEDLTTQMVRRVGWTRRVLPPDCELSPSLQCFPPQLAISPLPMKKFGSHSLPVPREGIELQKYHYPDNWWLEIKPTNCIEQGKPGKS
- the LOC105687470 gene encoding uncharacterized protein LOC105687470 isoform X1, whose protein sequence is MGFWSRRRFRITPLRALVALFLVSVLFWLTLDGQMERRESCAVPEEFTEKLHDLSNRVHLVLAKLGIVHFLCFGGLWGQARIGRALPWVRKVEFCLVDNLRDDALISKAFRQAGLAATYMHAAGIYRVQEQEVGEDAPKVEIVVFEEDLTTQMVRRVGWTRRVLPPDCELSPSLQCFPPQLAISPLPMKKFGSHSLPVPREGIELQKYHYPDNWWLEIKPTNCIEQGKPGKS